The following nucleotide sequence is from Candidatus Poribacteria bacterium.
TTCTGACCAAGTTTTTCAATGAGTATTGTTGGAATAAAATAAAGTTCAAAAGCACTATCGTTCTCGTCTATTGGATGAATACCGATGACGACATCTGAAGTCTCGGTAGAATATGTGTAAGTCTTAACGCCCGATTTGTATTCTCTATCAACTCCCCCTCTACCCCCACCTGTAAAAGGAATACTCGTACGTGCCGTTTTCACTTGTGCCCGGATAATATCCTCATGCTCACCGGTATTCCTAAGATCAATGAGCAGGTCGTAGGACGATAAAGGAACATCCATTAATGAAACGTGGTGGTATCTTTTCATCAAAATAGCAGCAGCTATATGCTCGTTGGCAAATCCATCTACTGAAGCTTGTTTCCCTGCCCGACTCTGCATGTATTACCTCTATTCCTTATTTTTTCAAAACGAGAACCCAGTCTGTGTTGATACGCTCTCCCCGCGGAACCTTAATAAAGTGTTTGATAATTTCCGAACCAAAATAAGTTTCGATCCCAAACCCAATATCTTCGGCAATTGACATGAGATATTTCCAATTCTCAAAGACCTGTCCCCTAATACGATTATTACCGACAACAATAACGTATCTACCGGCCTCACGCAAAACCTTGTGGACTTCGATAAGGTTTTTTCGCATGTCGTCTAAATACTTAAAGGCGATGTACGCACGCCTCGGATCCTGCATAAAAATGTTTGCTATCACTCTATCCGCCTCTGGTACACCTATTTTGTGTACAACCTTGTAATGCTGAGCCGAAACACTTTCTGTTCCGACATTCTGTTTTTTTAGAGTAAGTAATGATTCTTGTTCAAAGCCAAGCCAATACATCTCCAATTGGTGGGTTCTCGGATAGTCAACAGCATTGACATAAGGTGGTGACGTTAACGCTAAATCAAAGTGATTCGCGTTATATTTGATGTTCCTTGCCTCCATGTCCTCTGGAAATTCGACAGTTATGTTAGGTGGACAGTTTCGAGAGAATTCTACCATTTTGGGAACTTTGACTTCGAGTGCTTTCACGAATCGCTTCAAAGCATCGTTAGGATTAACTGATTTATTTAATTTCTTGCGGATTACTGTCCGGGTGCAATTGTTATCAGCATTAGAGACGGAACGGATGATAGAGGAAAGACAGACCTTGAAGAAGTCTTTAACTTCTTCGTTATTATCAAGGGACTGAATCTGCTTTCTTAAATAGGTTATCTCTAATAGAATTTCTTTATTGAACCAGTTGTCTCTGTAAGGGAAATCCGGTAGATCTGATTCATTAACCAGTGAAGGTCTATAATGAAGAACAGCCTCCAACAGGGCTTTTTGCGCGGACTTCATTTCTTTTTCCACCAAAGGCGTTACTTTCACTTTTGAAATGAAGCGGGAAAATGGATCGACATCAATTCCTACAGAGTGGCGTTTTGAGAGAAGTGCTTCAACATTTGTAGTGCCGCTCCCAGCAAACGGATCGAGTATCCTGTCGTTTTCTTGAGAATATCGTTTAAGAAGCCAACGCGGCAATTCCGGGAAAAACTTAGCAGGATATTTGTGCAAGCCGTGCGTTAGGATACTCTGATCATAACTGATGAATAAAAACCTATCGCCATCCTTTGTTGACAAATCAACAGGAATGTCGCCATCTACTTGAACAATGCTTTCGCCAAAGTCATTGACAATTTGAGTAATGTTGTTCATCTTTTTTCTATCGTCCTGTATAGAGGATTATCTTCTTATCAGTCACTCCCAGACTGATCGTTTATCTTGGATTTTCCAGTCTCCAGTCCTTTATTCCCTTGCTACAGTGGGGGGAGGCAAGACTTTTGAATTTAGTGTTAATCTTCCTCAGCAGTAATTTCAACTTCTCATGGGTTATCTCTGTCGGATCAAGTTCGCCAAAGTTTTTCAGAGTCTATCTGTAAGTTCTGTTCCCAAGTTTTGGCGTTACCGAAAAGATCAGGGTTCTCTGCCCATGAGGAAGTTAACAGCCATTTAACAATACAAGCAATATCCATGCGTTTTTTCTGGTTCTGTAGATACCAACTTTCCAAACTTTGATGGAGATCGGGGGCTAATTCCCGATTGCTACGATATGCCTGAAGTTCGCGAATGAGCCTTTTACGTCCTTCTCGTTGCTGTCTCTTGAAACGCCAGATAGCAGCGGCATCACCCAAAAGACGCTGCTGGATCCACCGACGCTCTAAATTATAACGAAGATTCCAATAACGTCGCAAATTCTGAACAAGTCTATCTTCAAGGGTTACCTTTTCAGATCTCCACTCACCATCTTCAATGCAGTTGAATTCGTAGAGGAATCCGTTTTTCATTAATCATACTCCTTCCAAAAAATTAGAGTCTATGAATACTTCCGTTTGCACAAGCGAGCCGCCCAAGAAGGCTCTATCGTTGCTCCCCAGTGAAAGTTTCCAGTCAACGTATAAAAACTGATTTTTAACAAGGAACACTTGTCACTCGCCTATCTACCATTCCACAGGTACGGACAGGACTCGGCACTTGGAGTGCGCCGAGGTGGAATCCCTGTCCAGCAAGTTAATGAAAAGTATATTACAAAGTTCAAAAAATTACAATCCTTTTTTTTCAACTATCGCGTGCCACTAAGATTTAAACGCTGGCTCTGCTACGGCGTTCTGGGCATCGGTGTAGAGGACCTGCAACGCCTGCAAATACTCCATCCGCGCCTGTTTGATGCCTTCCGGATCGCCGTTGGCGCGCGCTTTCTTGAGTTTCTCAAAACACATCAACAGGTCGCGATTTGCATTTTCTAAGATTGTCCAATAAGTTTTAGAAATCATAAAAAAAAGTTTGCGAGAATGCTCATAGAACGCTTTCCAAAAGCCTGTCCTGTGTGTTACCCTTTTCCACTTTCGGGGGGAAACGCATCTTTTACCGCCAGTCCAACGTATCCCAAAATTGAAATCATGACGAGCGAAGCATCTTCCTTTAAATCGTCCTGAAACATAAAAAGCATTATTCCAACCAAGATGAACAAACCCAGGAGTGTCAGTGTAGAATCAAATTCCCTATTTGTCCAGCCCTTGGATTCCCGCTGCTCCCGATTCGCAAAAACGAACTTATGGACAAGAAAGCCGCCTGCAAAAATCAAAATATATATGACAATGTTCGTTAAATTTGACACGATTTATCTCC
It contains:
- a CDS encoding DNA methyltransferase — its product is MNNITQIVNDFGESIVQVDGDIPVDLSTKDGDRFLFISYDQSILTHGLHKYPAKFFPELPRWLLKRYSQENDRILDPFAGSGTTNVEALLSKRHSVGIDVDPFSRFISKVKVTPLVEKEMKSAQKALLEAVLHYRPSLVNESDLPDFPYRDNWFNKEILLEITYLRKQIQSLDNNEEVKDFFKVCLSSIIRSVSNADNNCTRTVIRKKLNKSVNPNDALKRFVKALEVKVPKMVEFSRNCPPNITVEFPEDMEARNIKYNANHFDLALTSPPYVNAVDYPRTHQLEMYWLGFEQESLLTLKKQNVGTESVSAQHYKVVHKIGVPEADRVIANIFMQDPRRAYIAFKYLDDMRKNLIEVHKVLREAGRYVIVVGNNRIRGQVFENWKYLMSIAEDIGFGIETYFGSEIIKHFIKVPRGERINTDWVLVLKK